In the Canis lupus dingo isolate Sandy chromosome 36, ASM325472v2, whole genome shotgun sequence genome, one interval contains:
- the LOC112668256 gene encoding general transcription factor IIF subunit 2-like has protein sequence MAKRGELDLTSTKQNTGVWLVKVPKYLSQQWAKDPGRGEVGKLRIAKNQGRTEVSFTLNEDLANIHDIGGKLASVSTPREHPFVLQSVGGQTLTVFTESSSDKLSLEGIVVQRAECRPATSEKYMRLKRLQIEESSKPVRLSQQLDKVVTTNYKPVANHQYNIEYERKKKEDGKRARADKQHVLDMLFSAFEKHQYYNLKDLVDITKQPVGYLKEILKEIGVQNVKGTHKTWELKPEYRHYQGKE, from the coding sequence ATGGCCAAGCGAGGGGAGCTCGATCTGACCAGCACGAAGCAGAACACCGGAGTGTGGCTGGTGAAGGTTCCTAAATATTTGTCACAACAATGGGCTAAAGACCCTGGAAGAGGTGAAGTTGGGAAACTGCGGATTGCCAAGAATCAAGGAAGGACTGAGGTGTCGTTTACTTTGAATGAAGATCTTGCAAATATTCACGATATTGGTGGAAAACTAGCTTCGGTCAGCACTCCTAGAGAACATCCGTTTGTCTTACAAAGTGTTGGAGGACAGACATTAACAGTCTTTACTGAGAGCTCATCAGATAAACTTTCATTGGAAGGAATTGTGGTACAAAGAGCTGAATGCCGACCTGCTACCAGTGAAAAGTACATGCGATTAAAGAGATTGCAAATAGAAGAATCTTCCAAACCCGTAAGGCTATCACAACAACTGGACAAAGTTGTGACAACCAATTATAAACCTGTTGCTAATCATCAATACAATAttgaatatgaaaggaaaaagaaagaagatggaaaacGAGCTCGAGCTGATAAACAACACGTTTTAGACATGCTATTTTCGGCATTTGAGAAACATCAGTATTATAATCTTAAGGACTTGGTGGACATCACAAAGCAGCCTGTGGGGTACCTgaaggaaatcttaaaagaaattggtGTTCAGAATGTAAAAGGGACGCACAAAACATGGGAGCTGAAGCCAGAGTATAGACATTATCAAGGAAAAGAGTGA